The Gammaproteobacteria bacterium genome contains the following window.
CTTTCCTCCCTGCCCGGCTAAAGCCGGGGTGGCTCTCTCGCGGGCATTTGGTGACAGTGTCGATGGTGGCGTTTTTTTCTGATTTTTTATTGCGCAGGGCGGCGGCGGCGGTCCATCGCGGTGCAATTATAGCTTATCCGACGGAAGCGGTTTATGGTTTAGGTTGTAATCCTCTGGATCAAAAAGCCGTTGACCGTCTATTGGCAATCAAGGGGCGGTCGGTAACCAAAGGTTTTATTCTTATCGCCTCGGATTACCATCAGTTAGCGACCTACGTGGCTCCAGTGCAGGACGATGTATGGAAACGTTGCCTCGCTACCTGGCCAGGACCAATCACATGGGTGCTACCGGCCAGATGTGACGTGCCTTATTGGCTGCGCGGAGTCAACGATACCATCGCGGTACGAGTTACCGCGCATCCGCTTGCGGCGATGCTGTGTTGTATCGTCGGGCATCCCCTGATTTCCACCAGTGCCAATCATACGGGTAAACCTCCTTTACGCACCATGTTGGCGGTGCGACGAGTATTGGGTAATTCTGTCGATTTTCTGATGCCTGGCGCGCCAGGAGGTGCGGCACGCCCTACGCAGATTCGTGATGCGATGACGGGAGTTGTATTACGGCCCGGTTAATATTATTGACTTTCAAATATTTTTCAGGTGATAAAAAGTCAATCACCCTGCCCTAAGGGGCGTGGCTTGTGAAAACAAGTCCGAGATTGATCAGCCTTAATTCGAGAAATCGAACTACGTTGCAACGAAGTAAAAGTTTATCCTGCGTGCAGTCGCAGGAACTCACCTTGGGGGCGCTTCCTCCTGCCTGTCGGCAGACAGGCAACTCCAGAGCTTCTGAAAGCGGCGGATGCAGACACGGTACGGGTAACTACGAAACGGTTTGTCGCAAAGTTTTCAAGAACTGAAGCTGCGTTGCAACATTGGCGAGGCGAGCCACACCGCAAGGTATGTGTCACTAAGCCCGTAAGGGCTGACAGCCGGAAAAGACCGGCGTTTTTACCGGACGGTTGTAAAACCGTCTCCTTTCCTCCCCGCCCTCAAGGGCGAGGTTTCTCGGAGACACTGATGAGCAAAACTTATGATGTAGCGGTTGTTGGCGCTACTGGCGCAGTGGGTGAGACAATGATTTCCATTTTGGAAGAACGCAACTTTCCTGTTGGTCGGCTCTATCCGTTAGCGAGCGAACGTTCCGAAGGGAAAACAGTCACCTTCCGAGGCAAAGAGATCAGGATTCTTAACTTAGCGCAACATGATTTTACCAAAACGCCTATTGGGCTATTCTCTGCTGGTGGTCCAATATCCGCTGAGTATGCTCCGCGTGCGGCTGATGCGGGTTGCGTGGTTATCGATAATACCGCCCATTTTCGTTACGAATCAGATATTCCTTTGGTAGTACCTGAAGTCAACCCTCACGCTATCGCCGACTATCGCAACCTAGGCATCATCGCCAATCCTAACTGTTCGACTATTCAAATGGTGGTGGCACTTAAACCCATTTATGATGCTGTTGGAATTGAGCGTATTAATGTCGCCACCTATCAAGCGGTATCTGGCACCGGAAAACAAGCCATTGATGAATTACATCAGCAGGTTACTGAGCTGCTGAATTTTAAGCAGATAACGGCGCAAGTCTATCCAAAACAGATCGCTTTCAACGTTTTACCGCACATTGATATTTTTCAAGACAACGGCTATACCAAGGAGGAGATGAAAATGGTTTGGGAGACCAAAAAAATTATGGGTGATGAACATATCTTGGTGAATCCCACTGCCGTTCGGGTTCCTGTTTTTTATGGTCATTCCGAGGCGATTCATATCGAAACCCATGAAAAAATCACAGCTGATGCTGCCCGTGAATTGCTTGCTCGTGCTCCGGGCGTGGTCGTGGTGGATGAACGCCGTCCCGGCGGCTATCCAACACCTATAGAAGCCGCTGGCAATGATCCGGTATATGTCGGGCGTATTCGTGAAGATATCTCTCACCCTCGTGGTTTGAATCTATGGGTTGTGTCGGATAACGTAAGGAAAGGAGCTGCTCTTAATAGCGTTCAAATTGCCGAGCTTCTGATCAAGAATTACCTCGGTGTATAGTTCCAACATCTAATTTTGAGTTCGTTTGGCTTGTCTAACTAAAATCGATTAGGCTGCATGGATGAGTTGAAACGAACGTCAACCATTTTTATAGTCACACTCCAATTCGAAGCGAGCCATGGATGGCAAGCGACCCCCGACGATTCAAGCCATTGCGTAGCGACAGCGGAGCAGGGCGGTCGGCGGTAGATTTTGGTTGTTCGCTCCGTCGGTGCGTTACGATTTGGAGGGCGTCGCTCTACCATTACTTTGGGGTTAGGGTATGCAGTTCTGTCAAGAAGACCCGGAAGAGCAGGTAAAACCCGCCGGGCAGTTTCGATGATTACGTCACTACGGCCGGCAGGTCCAAACGTTATGCGTATGGCGGACGATAGCCTACAAGCATCGGTTGTAATTCCACCATCGGAATGCGGACGCTCAATATATCGCCAAGCACTCAATGCGCAGCATATCGTCGTGGATGACGACCAACTCAGCATGTGGGGCGGACTCCAGCATCCGAGCCTGTCTAGGGCGGCAGTCAAGAGGGTGCTGATATGGTGGAAGTTAAGCCTCGTAATGGCAGTAGTGGCAGTATTATTGCCGAATCTTGGTTATTCATTGGGACTCGGTAATATTTCGGTTCACTCTACCCTCAATCAACCACTTTTTGCTGAAATCGAAGTCTTCGCCGAAGACAAAAAAGAATTGACGGAACTCAAGGCACGTCTTGCCGGAATAGCTGATTTCCAACGATCTGGTTTGGAACGTCCACTGGTGCTATCTCGGCTACGCTTCGAGATTACCCGTCGCTCTAATGGAAAAACCGTTATTGCAGTGCGCTCAACTGATTCCATAAAAGAACCATTCCTCAATTTTCTGTTGGAAATTAATTGGCCGTCTGGACGGCTGCTGCGTGAGTATGCCGTTCTTTTGGATCCTCCACGATTGTTTACACGCCCGTCAGCAATTCAATTTCCATCACGGGAAGCTGATAACGACCGCACTCCCAAGGAGATTAGCCATTTTGACGAGAATCAAAACGCAAAGCCACGAATTCTTCCTGAGCATTACGGACCGGTGCGTCGTGACGAAACTTTATGGCGGATAGCGACAAGCCTTCGTCCTGATTCTTCTGTATCAAATCAACAGGTGATGATGGCGTTATTTAACGCCAACCGGGAATTTTTCGAAGGCGATAATATCAATGGATTGAAAACTGGATCGATATTAAGTGTACCAACTATTGACCAGATGCTCGCTCTACGTCGAGAAGAATCGGTGGCCGAATTACGTCGTCACCAGCAAGTTTGGCGCGAGCGTCGCGGTCATTCGGCGGAAGTGCAATTCCAAACTAAATCAGCGATTAAATCGGATAAAACGGTACAAGATACCCTGCCTGGTGAAACTAGCGCCGAATTGCGATTGGTGAGTCCCGTTCAAAATGATAAAAAAGCAGACTCAGCTCCTCATCAGGTGGCACGGAAGGAACCCAGCAATACGGTTGGTGACGATACTAATGTAGTGGCTACTTTACGCCAACAAGTTGATTTGGCACAAGAAATTTCACATACCAATCAGAAAGAAAATGAAGAGCTACGGGGCAGAGTAATAGCTTTAGAGGGGCAAATCAGCGGGATGCAGCAGATGCTAAAAACCAAGGACGAAAATCTAGCTGCGTTACAGTCACAACTCGCACTCCTGACACCCGCAGCAGCCACTCCATCTGTTGTTAACAAAATATCAGAGCCATCACCATCCGTTTCTCTTTCTCATCCGGTTGCGCCCATGCCGGTGACTAATACGACGACCCCTCCTGTTAACCAGCCGGTTAACGTACCGACCACAATCGTCACCGCTGCGACGGAATCTCATCCATCTTCCCAAGTTTATCCTTCTCCTCCTTCTGAATCCGACCATCCAGCGGCTATAACTCCTATTACAGCGATCGCGCCGGTTGTATCAAAAAAGATCAAACAGGTTTCACCTCCAACCAATACTGATTCTTTATTGGATTTATTTTTGTTCGATCCAACTCTGCTTGTATTGGTAACCACACTGTTTGGCACAGTAGTTATCCTCGGTATATTACTAATCCGTCGTCGCCGATCCGAAACTATCGAATTACCAGAAACAAGCATAAATATCCCGGATGTCCTAGACGAAATCCAATCAGAGGTTGATTCAATCCCTCTGCTCTCGCCAGTGGAAAAATTCCAAGGTGCCTCTACTCCACAACCTTGGGAGATACTCCAGAATAAGGATTCACTCAAAGAGGCGGAGTCCTATATCTCTCTCGGACGTAATCAACACGCGGTGGATATTACCCGA
Protein-coding sequences here:
- the asd gene encoding Aspartate-semialdehyde dehydrogenase, encoding MSKTYDVAVVGATGAVGETMISILEERNFPVGRLYPLASERSEGKTVTFRGKEIRILNLAQHDFTKTPIGLFSAGGPISAEYAPRAADAGCVVIDNTAHFRYESDIPLVVPEVNPHAIADYRNLGIIANPNCSTIQMVVALKPIYDAVGIERINVATYQAVSGTGKQAIDELHQQVTELLNFKQITAQVYPKQIAFNVLPHIDIFQDNGYTKEEMKMVWETKKIMGDEHILVNPTAVRVPVFYGHSEAIHIETHEKITADAARELLARAPGVVVVDERRPGGYPTPIEAAGNDPVYVGRIREDISHPRGLNLWVVSDNVRKGAALNSVQIAELLIKNYLGV
- a CDS encoding pilus assembly protein FimV — protein: MRMADDSLQASVVIPPSECGRSIYRQALNAQHIVVDDDQLSMWGGLQHPSLSRAAVKRVLIWWKLSLVMAVVAVLLPNLGYSLGLGNISVHSTLNQPLFAEIEVFAEDKKELTELKARLAGIADFQRSGLERPLVLSRLRFEITRRSNGKTVIAVRSTDSIKEPFLNFLLEINWPSGRLLREYAVLLDPPRLFTRPSAIQFPSREADNDRTPKEISHFDENQNAKPRILPEHYGPVRRDETLWRIATSLRPDSSVSNQQVMMALFNANREFFEGDNINGLKTGSILSVPTIDQMLALRREESVAELRRHQQVWRERRGHSAEVQFQTKSAIKSDKTVQDTLPGETSAELRLVSPVQNDKKADSAPHQVARKEPSNTVGDDTNVVATLRQQVDLAQEISHTNQKENEELRGRVIALEGQISGMQQMLKTKDENLAALQSQLALLTPAAATPSVVNKISEPSPSVSLSHPVAPMPVTNTTTPPVNQPVNVPTTIVTAATESHPSSQVYPSPPSESDHPAAITPITAIAPVVSKKIKQVSPPTNTDSLLDLFLFDPTLLVLVTTLFGTVVILGILLIRRRRSETIELPETSINIPDVLDEIQSEVDSIPLLSPVEKFQGASTPQPWEILQNKDSLKEAESYISLGRNQHAVDITRQAPISEPNQTDYGYASTGGTTPRIVKLSDAPSNFNETLVTNVKSAIVSVNPPDDLMTAQATLSSSAETMEFDLGLLENMDDDFEREIESSPLPSSQTLGIPNAATSSPTTISTPTKVNTLDSMGADELDDLFASLNAEVTTSAMQNVPAPLKISTSVKDDIDISSIPELAVAKPADKNNSKLTWNDLKTSQSLINLDESMEFDLIDINNPLSSAITKSFSEISFPAATGEFFLPGEEQRQDIADAMLSDSLTTFELDKLPRFMENKEQRWTTLEPELNNGLNDGVNNRVGIDEEQESLAQNEIGTKLDLAQFYLDIGDKEGAQEALQEVIKEGNPTQRRMAEELLAKIT
- the tsaC gene encoding Threonylcarbamoyl-AMP synthase — encoded protein: MVAFFSDFLLRRAAAAVHRGAIIAYPTEAVYGLGCNPLDQKAVDRLLAIKGRSVTKGFILIASDYHQLATYVAPVQDDVWKRCLATWPGPITWVLPARCDVPYWLRGVNDTIAVRVTAHPLAAMLCCIVGHPLISTSANHTGKPPLRTMLAVRRVLGNSVDFLMPGAPGGAARPTQIRDAMTGVVLRPG